The nucleotide sequence TCTTTGTCGAAGAACTTGAAAGCTTTAGGTAGGTACTCCTCATTACTCATCTTCTTTATGTGAAGTAATACCGTTACAAACTCCTCGCAATCTAATGTTCCATTTCCATCTATGTCACCCTGGAAAAGGAAGAAATTTGTCAGAACATTCAGCACTGCAATGTCAAGTTACATTAATCAATCTATGTACCTCTGGTGTATTAGGTGTAAAAAACAACAGTACAATTTGGACAGATACTTGGTTGCAATGATGACATGTATTTAGACTTATGTCATAGTAGTATTTACAATTGCATTTGTACTGCTCTCATTTTATTCATTTTAATTCAGCTGCCGGTACCCCAGTTATTCTAAACTCTAAATTATAAAAGAATAACGAAATATAGTGCTATGGGAATGGATATAATAAAGCACTCACAGCTTCTAACAGCATTTCGATCTCTGTCTCTGGAACAGGATGACCATTTATCTGGAGGCCCAACTTCAGATCCTCAAGCGTCAAATTACCGCTGTTGTCTTTGTCCATCTTGTGGAACATCTGAGTATATTTATCCATCTCCTCCACCGGTAAATTCTTGGCAACGACCTTCATCGGCAAATGCTTCACAGTGAAGAAGTACACCACATTTGAAGAAAATAAGAATAGTAGCAGCAGGTTCTCTGCAACTTACTCCAAGTGCcttctttttgaacttattcatggCTGAGAATTGCATCAGTCTGGATCGAACAATCTCTCCGAGCGAAACGTTTGGAGCCCTATCGGCATTCTTGAGCCAAGGATGCTCTGTTTTTTGCAGGAGGAGAAACAATCTCAACTGAGCATGTAATGTAACACTACTTACTGTACATTATTAAACTTCCCCCTTTTTGCAATAATGTCAAAGACATGGCAAAATTCTAGATTTCGATATGGCTATGAACTTGAATTTGAACTGAATGagattcgtttttttaaaaaaaagaatctgaACTGGATGAAGGTTGTTTTTACCAAGGACTTCCTTTGCTGTCAACCGGGTAGAAGGATCGGGGTCAAGCATCTTGCTGACAAGGTCCTTTGCATGCGGGGACACCTTGGGCCATGGCTCCCTCTGGAAGTTGATCCCACCCTGGAGTATCGCCGTCACCGTTTTCTCATCATTGTCTGCACATCGTTGGCAAAGGAGGAGGCATCAGCGATCGATCAGCACCAGTAATTATCAGAGAAGTATCCTTTTATCTAACACATTCTGCTAGCTATTGTGGTGAAGAACAAGCAGAGAAAGCATGGATGGTTCGATTCACCTCCCCAGAAAGGAGGAACTCCGCAGAGCAGGATGtagaggatgacgccggcgctCCAGACATCTGCTTCTGGGCCATAGCTTCTGTTGAGAACCTCTGGTGCCATGTAGTATGTGCTCCCAACCACCTGGGTGAATCTTTCTCCTGCAGCCAAGAGCCAGGTAATTGAGATTTGAGACTTAAGTTCGTTCGGATTTGATTTTCTTTGCGTTCTTTGCTGCATGTCCAGTGCGTGATCACATAGTATAATTGTGTTGTTGAGTAGTGAGTTCCTTCCTACCTGGCTTGAAGAACACCGAGAGGCCGAAATCGATGGCCTTGAGAGGTGAGTCCTCCGACTTGTTGGCGAACAGGAAGTTCTCCGGCTTCAGGTCTCTGTGCATCACCCCGTTCTCGTGGCACAGCTGCATGCAACATGCATTGATTCATGCACTACACCAAGTGACGTTGATGGTTGAACAGGATGCAAGAATCAATGGCGATGTTGATGGTTGAACAGGATGCAAGAATCAATGGCAGAGCATTCGATGCAATGGCAATGGCGGGTGGGGGGTTAAGGAGGTGCCTGGACGACGCCGACGATGGTGCGGgcgagcttggcggcggcgcgctcggtGTAGTGGCCGCGGGCGAAGATGCGGTCGAAGAGCTCGCCGCCCTCGCAGAGCTCCATGACGAGGTGGACGCCGTCGGAGTCCTCGCAGGCGTCGCGGAGTCGCACCACggagtcggcgccggcgccgagggcGGAGATGCGGCGGAGGATCTCCACCTCCCGCCGCAcgtcctcggcgtcgccgcggcACCGGCGCAGCCGCTTCCGGCGGATCGTCTTGCAGGCCAGGGCCTCCCCGGTGGCCGCGTCGGAGCACCGCCGCGTCACCCCGAACTCCCCGCGCCCCAGCTCCGCCCCCAGCCTGTACCTCTCCGCGAACcccgccgccgtcttcacgtCGGCCGCGTCCCCGAGGATGGCGTTCTTCCTcccgcccccgccaccgccaccgccgccgcatctcctgTACTGCCACCTCCTCCACGACTTCCCCTTctggtgctcgccgccgtcgcatccgcctccgccgccgtcgttgtttttgttgttgttttcagGGGAGCAGCTGCAGCAGGGCTCGTCGTTGCTGGTGACGGGGAGGATGGCCGCCGGCACGCGGCCGCGGCTGAAGCGGATCATCCTGGTGGAAACCGCGAAGGCGGAGGAGCAGCCACCCAtggcgtcgccgacgccgacgccgacgccgcagaTGGATGCTTTGCTCCCTCCAGCCTCCTCCCCCCTTTTCCCGCGCGTCGCCTCGCCCTCCcccgcctcctcgcgccgcgcgcgtaAAGCGAAGGGGAAGCCACACGGGTCGAGGAGGCTGCGTGGCTGGCCGTTGGTCTCGGCGCTGCGTCGCGTGGGCCGGATGGGCCGGGGCGGGCCCATCGATGGCCCCGGAGCTAGTGGCATTTCCGTAATTATCTCGCAAATCGATGGGGGCACTGGCATTGGCAGTTTGGCACTGAGAAAAGCAGTTCGCAGTTTCTTCGGTCTCACCAGTCGCCAAACTCGCCACCACTCTTCCGCATCCTGTTTTGATTAGCTTTTCTCTATCTTTCTTCTGCTCATCTCATATCATCTGTCCCCCCTCCTGTTCGTAATCTTGATTGATTAATTTTGCGTTTTTGTCCCGACTTTTCTTTGGAACCTGTCTGTGATTCTTGGGGACAGATCTTGGGGGTTCGTACAAGTAAGTGTTTCTTCCTTcatcttctctccctcttttcgaGATGTCTTGATCTTCTCTTGAATTTGTGATGTTGGAACTTGGATGTGATGTTTCTTGGCTCTATAGTTTTAGCTGTTGACAACAGGTCTTTGGGCCGTTTCTTGTGGCATTTGGCATTTCAATGGGGGTTTAGCTCATTGCGATTTCCCCTCTACTTTGGGTACTCTTGATGTGTGATGTAGCTGTAAGTTTTCCGGCTATGAAATCTCATCCGGTAGGAATGGGTGTCCTATTGTGCCCCAGTTGTTGATTTTCTGTGTCCTTTGGAAGTGAGAAGGGTTCAAGAAGAGTTATCCCAGTAGAAAGAAATTTTACATGCCCAAGATTTTGATAATTTGACACTTTATTTGTCGTCACTTTGATTGTATTGACATTACGAAGAATTGTTACATTTTATTTTCACCATCATTACAGTGCTACTGCATTACATTTCTTTTCACCGTCATTATGATTTGGTCGTTTCAGGCAATGCGGTCACCTTCAATTCTCTCACAGTGCCTGGCCGGCTTCCTGTCGCATGAAAAAGCTGCAGCCCACTGCGTTAATGTCGTGCCCGAGAGAGAGTCACACCCTCCGTCACCAGCAGTCGAGATTGTCCCGTCAAAGGTGGAACTTTTGTCTACACTTTCTTGTTCATTGCAAAGTTGTGTGGCCATGGTTGGCTCTTTGTGCATAGATATACTGATGGAAAGGACTGTTATCTACTGACTAATCTCCCATTCTTTACATTGTACTGTAGAATGTTCATCCATACAAGTATGCAGGCGAGAATATTGAAATGCATGGCATGAATATATTTAAGGTGATAATTCTTTCTTAActccctacttttttttttcattttactaGATTACTTCATAGAACCATGGAATTAGTATTACAGAGTTGAGTTTTTATTCATAGTGGCCATTTATATGGTAGGCAAGTCATGGTAAACATTATTATTTTCCTCTATATAAGCTATATAGCATCCTAATCTTTTGTGGCTTTTGGAATTAATTGTTCTGTGTTTTAACCTTGTTTCAGGGAAAGGTCAGTGTTGTCGATATTGTTGGTCTATCTGGATCAGAGGTTATAACTCCAAAAGGTGAAGGTAAGTGTCATACCCCTAATGATAATCATTTTGTACTGACTACCTAAAACACTGAGAATCTAAAAGTAACGGTTTTTATTATAGGGCCTCTGAAGTGCTGTGAGAGTTCAATTGACCTAGTGAATGTTCTTAAGAATGAGATCCGTGATGGACTATTGACATTCAGAAGCAAACAGGTTTTAGAGGTACAACGCTTTTATGTGTTCAGTACTACTCACTTCGTTCGTGATTGATGAGCGCatatgcaaaacaaaaaaaaaatcagtattgATGAGTAACTAATGGTGTGATTGTTGATTTCTTGGCTTCTCATCAATATGCACATTATTCAAGCTGCATGCATACGTCGTTCACCATGTGTGCATCCGTTCGTAGCTTAGAAATCATAATTAAGTCCATTCATCATGTAGGAGTCCATGTGTCGCCTGCTTCATCTACCATGTTTTGATTGCTCCTTGATCTCGCTGCACAGttgttatatgatgatcaaaactgaatggagggagtactagtgaAGCTATGCATTCCTTGACTTCCATCTCTGTCATTGACTGTTTGTTTATTTGTTAAATATGTCATTTATTTAAGTTATCTTGGTACACAAAACTCTAAAGGGTGTGCGCATATGTAAAAGAAAATGGAAGGATATGGCTTAGTCCATGGTTCTGGTGAATTATGATCTGTATTCAGATAATGTTATGTTCTGATTCAACTTGTATAAATTCCAACTTGCACTCCTTAATCCCTTGGACATGGAATTGTTATCTTTATGTTCCAGGAAAAGGTTCTTGACTTATAACTTACTTCTTGGTCTTATTTATTTCTTTGGTCCCTCAGATGCCAAACTCATAGCTTGGTTTGATTAGTTTATGGTACTTGGGCAAACTGTAacagtcctttttttttttcccaaaatgcAGCTTGGCTGTGGATATGGGCTTCCTGGGATATTTGCTTGCCTGAAGGTACTGTAGTTATCCATGGCATCTCTTCGTTACTTTTATAGAATGTGTTATTGCTAGCCTAATCTTAGATTTACCGTAGCCTTAAATCTTGACTAGCATGAATCCATGTATCTAGTATTACTGTTGCATAGTTGTTGCATCCGTGCACAATGAGTTATATATTAGCTGTGTTCTGCTCTGTGTTTGGCTACTGTGATAACTGACATTTTCTTCTCAAACGTTCTTAGGGAGCTTCAACAGTGCATTTTCAGGATCCGAGTGCTGAAATAATAAGGTGCAAAACAATACCCAATGTGCTTGCAAATCTTGAGCATgctcaagacaaacatggtcaACAACAAGGAAGCCCCCTTACTCCATCTCGGCAGCAATTGCCTCAAGATATCCATTTCTATGCCGGGGAATGGGAGGAGCTTCACACTGTTCTGTCAGTGATTCAGGAGGATGAGGTGGACACATCATCAGGTGTAGCACTAGAGTTCTGTGAAGATGACTTTCTGGATGGTTGCAGTAGCCAAGATGCAAGCAATATTTGCCATGAAACCTCTTCAAGGCGATCAAGAAAACTATCAGGAAGCCGTGCATGGGAGAGGGGGAATGAGACTACCACAGGAGATGGTGGATATGATATACTGTTAGTCAATGAGATCCCTTATTCTGCAAGCTCTCTTCAAAACCTCTATTTGCTCGTAAAAAAGGTTTGTTCTCCATACATTTTTTCTTCAGGAAATTCTCGCCATGAGACATCATATATAGACAGCATACAGACAATCACTGCATTGTTATGACTTATGACTAGCATAATATGATAGCGATAAGCGCAGAATGAGTGTAGAGCTCCTCCCTGAGGTCACTCTGCATTGATATGCAGGAGATTAGTATGGGTAGACGAATTTCCTTATATCAGACTTTACAGCAGACCAAGaactgagttttttttttttttggcattagACTTAGGAATTGGCTTAGCTTCGCTGCAAGGCTCTTTTCCCCTTGTTTCTGGGACTGTCTTCATCTCATCCTTCTCGTTTATCCAGATAATATCAAATGCATTGTCCGAATTTGCCGTCTGCTCTGGAACAGAACCTGCTTCATAGCCTTAACATGTACTCCGCACTAAAACTTCTGTTCTTGGTTCTTGCAGTGCCTAAGGCCGCCATATGGGGTGATGTACCTTGCTGCAAGGAAGAATTACATCGGCTCGAGCAGCGCGGTGCGGCAGCTCCGATCCCTGGTGGATGAAGAAGGCGCATTTGGCGCGCACCTCGTCTCTGAGCCCCCAGAGAGGGAGATCTGGAAGTTCTTCTTCAAGTAGTAGTAAACTAGTAGTTCTTCGGTGTGGCGCTGCAAATTTCATCACAAGCTGCGATGATCACCAGTTC is from Oryza sativa Japonica Group chromosome 9, ASM3414082v1 and encodes:
- the LOC4347564 gene encoding calcium-dependent protein kinase 22 translates to MGGCSSAFAVSTRMIRFSRGRVPAAILPVTSNDEPCCSCSPENNNKNNDGGGGGCDGGEHQKGKSWRRWQYRRCGGGGGGGGGRKNAILGDAADVKTAAGFAERYRLGAELGRGEFGVTRRCSDAATGEALACKTIRRKRLRRCRGDAEDVRREVEILRRISALGAGADSVVRLRDACEDSDGVHLVMELCEGGELFDRIFARGHYTERAAAKLARTIVGVVQLCHENGVMHRDLKPENFLFANKSEDSPLKAIDFGLSVFFKPGERFTQVVGSTYYMAPEVLNRSYGPEADVWSAGVILYILLCGVPPFWGDNDEKTVTAILQGGINFQREPWPKVSPHAKDLVSKMLDPDPSTRLTAKEVLEHPWLKNADRAPNVSLGEIVRSRLMQFSAMNKFKKKALGVVAKNLPVEEMDKYTQMFHKMDKDNSGNLTLEDLKLGLQINGHPVPETEIEMLLEAGDIDGNGTLDCEEFVTVLLHIKKMSNEEYLPKAFKFFDKDGNGFIEMEELMDALGDELGPTEQVVKDIIRDIDTDKDGRISYQEFESMMISGSDWRNASRRYSKANFSSLSRKLCKGNS
- the LOC4347565 gene encoding uncharacterized protein, whose protein sequence is MRSPSILSQCLAGFLSHEKAAAHCVNVVPERESHPPSPAVEIVPSKNVHPYKYAGENIEMHGMNIFKGKVSVVDIVGLSGSEVITPKGEGPLKCCESSIDLVNVLKNEIRDGLLTFRSKQVLELGCGYGLPGIFACLKGASTVHFQDPSAEIIRCKTIPNVLANLEHAQDKHGQQQGSPLTPSRQQLPQDIHFYAGEWEELHTVLSVIQEDEVDTSSGVALEFCEDDFLDGCSSQDASNICHETSSRRSRKLSGSRAWERGNETTTGDGGYDILLVNEIPYSASSLQNLYLLVKKCLRPPYGVMYLAARKNYIGSSSAVRQLRSLVDEEGAFGAHLVSEPPEREIWKFFFK